The genomic segment CCGGCGAGGCCGCCGCCGTGGCGGGACGACAGGCCGCGACCACGACCGCGCGGCCGTCGACGGCGACGACCGATACCGCTCAGCAGCGCTCCGCGGTGCTGCAGCGCCCGGGTGCGGCGCAGGCGATCGCCACGGAATTGCCGGCGATCGCGGTCAAGGCGGCGCAGGGCGTCAGCGCGGCGGCGTCGGCCTTCGCGGCCCGTCTGCGCGGCGAGCGCAAGGCCGAGGGCGAGGCCGCCGGCGACACGACCGCGGCGAATGCGCTGCCGCTGCCGGTGCAGCAGCCGACGGCGGCGGCCGTGCAGACCGCGGCGGCGACCGGCGGGCACTTCGTCGCCCGCCACGTGCCGGTGCACCGCGTCGGCGCCGAGATCGCAAAGGCGGCCGAGGCCGGCGGCGACAGCATCGAGATCAGCCTCGATCCGGTCGATCTCGGGCGGGTGGACGTGCGGCTCGAATTCGGCGACAAGGGTGAGGCGCGGGCGCATCTCGCCGTCGACCGCCCGGAGACCCTCGAACTGCTCACGCGTGACCAGCGACAGATCGAGCGCTCGCTCCGGGACGCCGGTTTCGACGCGCGGGACGGTGCCGTGTCGATGTCGTTGCGCCAGAACGGCGGCGACGGCAACGGGCAGGCCCAGCGTCAGTACCAGGCGTTCGAACAGTCCCGCGGCGCGGGCGGCGCGAGCCGTTCCAACGACGCGGACGTCGGTGCCGCCCCCGTGGCGGATGTTCATCGGCCGCGGCGCGACGCCCTGGTCGATCTGAGGCTCTGAGGAAGGACCAGTCGATGTCGGTCGCCAGCACCACCGCCCGCACCGTCGCCGCCGCCAGCACGGCCTCGACCAGCGCCACGTCGAGCACCTCGAGCACTTCGAGTTCCAGCGAGAGCTCGTCGTCGACCACCTCGGCGGCGACCAACAGCCTGTTCGCCAACTACGACATGTTCCTGAAGCTGTTGACCACGCAGCTCCAGGTGCAGAACCCGCTGGAGCCGATGGACGCCGAGAAGTTCACCGAACAGCTGGTGCAGTACTCGGCGGTCGAACAGCAGATGAAGACCAACGAGAACCTGCAGGCCATGCTGGCGACCATGGTGAGCAGCACCGCGCTCAGCCTCGTCAACTACATCGGCAAGACCGTGGAGGCGACCTCGGACACCACCCGCCTCGAGACCGACGGCACCGCGACCTGGAAGCTGACCGCCGGCGCCGAGGCCAAGGGCGCCAAGGTGACGATCCGCAACTCGGCCGGCGCGCTGATCTACTCGGGCAACAAGGACTTCGCCAAGGGCGAGAACACCTTCTCCTGGGACGGCAAGGGCAACGACGGCACCACGGCGCCGGCCGGCGACTACACCATCACCGTCGAGGGCACCGACGCCGACGGCAAGGCGGTGGCCTTCAGCACCAAGGTCAAGGGCGTGGTGGAGTCGATCGACACCTCCAACGCCGAGCCGTACCTCAAGGTCAACGGCGTGCTGGTGCCGCTGTCGCGCCTGATCTCGATCGGGTCGTCGTGACCGCGGGAAAGCCGACGGAGGGCCGCTACAACCTCTTCTAATTCTTACCGATTTGTTGCTACCCGATTAGGCCATTTTTAAAAGGACCGCGCTAGTCTCTCACACGAGGTCAGGTTTCCAGTGTGAGAGTACGATGACCGAACAGATGCGCCCGAGGGTGAAGTACGTGATCGGGCCGGACGGAAGTCCGCTCACGATCGCGGATCTGCCCCCCGAGGACACCAAGAGATGGGTTATCCGTCGCAAGGCAGAGGTCGTCGCCGCCGTCCGTGGCGGGCTCCTCTCCCTCGAGGAGGCCTGCAAACGCTACACCCTGACCACGGAGGAGTTCATCTCCTGGCAGCAGTCGATCGACCGTCACGGTCTGGCCGGACTGCGGGCCACGCGGGTGCAGCAATACCGCGGCTGACCATGCCGCCGACGGCCGGTTCCGACCGGCCCGAGACCAGCTTGCGAGAGGCCGGCCATCGCGCCGGCCTTTTCGCTTTTCGGACCGCTTCGGCGTGGTCGGCATCGTCCGGTCGGCAGTTTCTACCGGGTGCGCTGGCGTTTCGCTAACCACCAAACCGCGGAACTCCGGGCTTTCCCACAGGGCCTCTCCGGCCGTTAACAACTTGTTTACCAAGCCCGTGCGGAAATTCCTGCCGGGTCGGGGGTGCTTCGCCACCGACCCGACGGAACGTGGTCGGGTAGGACGGAGCGGTCGAGGGTGAACGGGGTCGCCTCCTTGCTGAAGTCACTGGGGCCGGGGCGGCTGGCGGCGATGGGCGCCGTGGCGCTCGGGCTGGTGGGCTTCTTCGCCTACATCATCCTGCGCTTCAACGAAGTGGCGCAGGTCCCGCTCTACACCGGCCTGACGATGGAGGACACCGCCGCCATCACCCAGGAGCTGGACGGCCAGAACGTCCAGTACACGCTGAAGGACAACGGCGCGATCATCCTGGTGCCGGACGCCGATGTGCTGAAGCTGCGCATGCAGCTCGCCGAACAGGGGCTGCCGGCCGGCGGTGGCGTCGGCTACGAGATCTTCGACAAGACCGACGCGCTCGGCACCACGTCCTTCGTGCAGTCGGTCAACGCGCTGCGCGCCCTCGAGGGCGAACTCGCACGCACCATCCGCACGATCCGCCGGGTCGATCAGGCGCGCGTCCACCTCGTGCTGCCCGAGAAGCAGCTGTTCCGCAAGGACGCCCAGAAGCCGACCGCCTCGATCGTGCTGAAGACCCGCGGCGAGCTCGACCCCGGCCAGATCCGCGCGATCCAGCACCTCGTCGCCTCCGCCGTGCCGGGGCTGGAGCCGAGCCGGATCTCGGTGGTCGACGAGACCGGCCGCCTGCTCGCCCAGGGCAGCGGCGAGGACGACACCGCCTACATGGCCTCCACCGTCGACGAGCGCGCGAGCTCG from the Oharaeibacter diazotrophicus genome contains:
- a CDS encoding flagellar hook assembly protein FlgD — protein: MSVASTTARTVAAASTASTSATSSTSSTSSSSESSSSTTSAATNSLFANYDMFLKLLTTQLQVQNPLEPMDAEKFTEQLVQYSAVEQQMKTNENLQAMLATMVSSTALSLVNYIGKTVEATSDTTRLETDGTATWKLTAGAEAKGAKVTIRNSAGALIYSGNKDFAKGENTFSWDGKGNDGTTAPAGDYTITVEGTDADGKAVAFSTKVKGVVESIDTSNAEPYLKVNGVLVPLSRLISIGSS
- a CDS encoding DUF1153 domain-containing protein, yielding MTEQMRPRVKYVIGPDGSPLTIADLPPEDTKRWVIRRKAEVVAAVRGGLLSLEEACKRYTLTTEEFISWQQSIDRHGLAGLRATRVQQYRG